One Methanoculleus sp. 7T genomic window carries:
- a CDS encoding serpin family protein, whose translation MDRKNIMLFLVSLVALSCIAAGCTDMPGTTSADPTPPADDVGNVTAGNNQFAVDLYRHLAADPAYAGRNLFFSPYSISSALAITYEGARGTTADEIQKVLHLPRNDTLRREGFSDLNAALNRGDANYTLRTANALWAEKTYPFLPEYIDTAGRWYEANATNLDFAGNAEASRQTINRWVEEQTEEKIKGLLPPGSVDSMTALVITNAIYFKGTWVKQFDANETWEEAFRVAPNETVAVPMMHRADEDAVYGYAETETLQVLEMPYAHESGSGLAMLVLLPRGDNLTAAEEALDPEKIADLQRSLVSKRVNVAFPKVTLEAEYSLPGALAAMGMPAAFSMDADFSGMDGTQYLFVSDIVHKAFVDVNEEGTEAAAATGVVMDIKSARPDAVPVFRADHPFVFLITEKESGAVLFMGRVVNPQIS comes from the coding sequence ATGGACAGGAAAAACATCATGTTGTTCCTGGTATCTCTCGTCGCGCTCAGCTGCATCGCCGCCGGGTGCACCGACATGCCGGGAACGACGTCTGCGGATCCCACCCCGCCGGCCGACGACGTCGGCAACGTGACGGCCGGGAACAATCAGTTCGCGGTCGACCTCTACCGGCACCTCGCCGCCGACCCGGCATACGCTGGGCGCAACCTCTTCTTCTCGCCCTACAGCATCTCGTCGGCCCTCGCGATCACCTACGAGGGCGCCCGCGGCACGACCGCCGACGAGATCCAAAAGGTGCTCCACCTCCCAAGGAACGATACCCTCCGGCGGGAGGGATTCTCTGATCTCAACGCCGCCCTGAACCGCGGGGACGCGAACTACACCCTGCGCACGGCAAACGCCCTCTGGGCGGAGAAGACGTACCCGTTCCTCCCGGAGTACATCGATACGGCCGGACGCTGGTATGAGGCAAACGCCACGAACCTCGACTTTGCCGGCAACGCCGAGGCGTCGCGGCAGACGATCAACCGCTGGGTGGAGGAGCAGACCGAAGAGAAGATCAAAGGCCTCCTCCCGCCCGGTTCGGTCGATTCCATGACCGCGCTCGTGATCACGAACGCAATCTACTTCAAGGGCACCTGGGTCAAGCAGTTCGACGCGAACGAGACGTGGGAGGAGGCGTTCCGGGTTGCCCCGAACGAGACCGTGGCCGTCCCGATGATGCACCGGGCCGACGAGGACGCGGTCTACGGCTACGCAGAGACCGAGACCCTCCAGGTGCTCGAGATGCCGTATGCCCACGAGAGCGGGAGCGGCCTTGCGATGCTCGTCCTCCTCCCCAGAGGGGATAACCTGACGGCGGCCGAGGAGGCGCTCGACCCGGAGAAGATTGCGGACCTGCAGCGGTCGCTCGTCTCCAAGCGCGTCAACGTCGCCTTCCCGAAGGTTACGCTTGAAGCGGAGTACAGCCTCCCGGGAGCGCTTGCGGCGATGGGGATGCCGGCGGCCTTCTCCATGGACGCCGACTTCTCGGGGATGGACGGCACCCAGTATCTCTTCGTCAGCGATATCGTCCATAAGGCGTTTGTCGACGTCAACGAGGAGGGCACCGAAGCTGCGGCGGCGACCGGGGTCGTCATGGACATAAAGAGTGCACGCCCCGATGCCGTGCCCGTCTTCCGGGCGGACCACCCGTTCGTCTTCCTCATCACCGAGAAGGAATCCGGGGCGGTCCTCTTCATGGGACGGGTCGTAAACCCGCAAATCTCATAA
- a CDS encoding esterase/lipase family protein, with the protein MNRWGRDTILNNRQRCPAVLVHGWRSHPGIWNRLAPGLSGSAVPCWNFDHTTMRNAGTETIAVALQDYIRAKRRETGYGGPVDLVCHSMGTCIARYLLEVLDGDAREEQVRLLVGIGPPNNGSSMAELFNDPERGPEVIRSLAGVFVPEGYDPHDDTIVQEFRPGSRTIAALRAAGTRDDVAYRIILTANITGTPAFFPAFDGKTWELAPDGEWRTTYAGDGIVPHTDSYLPGAGLDILPTDSGNLARHPEHYCHTGLPRNPEVIARVTEYLCNPDAGPSRVCPDL; encoded by the coding sequence ATGAACCGCTGGGGGCGTGATACTATCCTAAATAACCGACAGAGATGCCCGGCAGTCCTAGTCCACGGCTGGAGGAGCCATCCCGGCATCTGGAACCGGCTCGCCCCGGGGCTCTCCGGCTCGGCGGTGCCCTGCTGGAACTTCGACCACACAACGATGCGGAATGCCGGGACGGAGACGATCGCCGTCGCCCTCCAAGACTACATCCGTGCGAAGCGCCGAGAGACCGGGTACGGCGGCCCGGTCGACCTCGTCTGCCACTCGATGGGGACCTGCATCGCCCGGTATCTCCTCGAGGTCCTCGACGGCGACGCACGGGAAGAGCAGGTCCGGCTTCTGGTCGGGATCGGCCCGCCGAACAACGGCTCATCGATGGCCGAACTCTTCAACGACCCCGAACGCGGCCCGGAGGTGATCCGGAGCCTTGCAGGCGTCTTCGTGCCGGAAGGCTACGACCCCCACGACGACACCATCGTGCAGGAGTTCCGTCCCGGAAGCAGGACCATTGCGGCACTCCGGGCCGCCGGAACCCGCGACGACGTCGCCTACCGGATTATCCTGACCGCCAACATCACCGGAACGCCGGCGTTCTTCCCGGCATTCGACGGCAAGACCTGGGAACTCGCCCCGGACGGTGAGTGGCGGACGACCTACGCCGGCGACGGCATCGTCCCCCATACCGACTCATACCTTCCCGGAGCAGGCCTCGATATCCTTCCGACGGACTCCGGGAACCTGGCCCGGCACCCGGAGCACTACTGCCACACCGGACTGCCGAGAAACCCCGAGGTGATCGCTCGGGTCACGGAGTATCTCTGCAACCCGGATGCCGGCCCGAGCAGGGTCTGCCCGGACCTATAG
- a CDS encoding efflux RND transporter permease subunit, translated as MKNPYEWLAETINSHTWAVAGVAAAVFVLAFFGLSMVTMETGDDTYLDKTTPRGALLAHYKDTYGSDAIMLIYEADSVRSPDVLRYIDNLHEDLRNERYVTGVSGVVDLLKQANGGTLPSSTAEIDGIIGQAPPELVERMLPSDLMTIGVITLEPGVSTDAQQQVLENIESAIRISEPPPGLAVTVSGNPAFSKEMGEAMGTEMGVLILAAMVLMVLAVSLLFSHVRYRLLPVAVVAVGLIMTFGFMGLFGIPVSMTVIGAFPVLIGIGIDYAIQLHSRFDEEVRNSTIPKAVTAAVARSGPSVLIAMAATSLGFIAMFFAPVPMVADFGMVCTIGVVSCYIAALVIVPVFAVIMKYRPKREARPSDPAPESGNSLLERYDRLLGRLAYTVAKHPFPVILLFAVVAAGGFYLDRSVPISADEKTFVPDDMPALQDMEKITRTMGATSTIPIIVTGENVLDRETLAWIARFGAYELERNDKIIGVTSIATLIADNNNGVLPETSGEIAEILDRIPAPTKKRYLNGNMEAVLEFSTISMEMDVAKSLIGRMQRDAVWNEPPAGVTVKVTGGLEMFAAVMDDISESRTLMTVLGFTFILGFLLLVYRKTNAVSPVIPIVFIVGWNGAIMYFLGLDYTPLTAVLGSMTIGVASEYTILIMERCEEELARGMEFLDAIQTAVQKIGTAVTVSGLTTVFGFAALTLSTFNITSNFGIVTVISVGFSLVGAIVVMPAILALMHRYTKRSRSPAANLT; from the coding sequence ATGAAGAACCCCTACGAGTGGCTCGCCGAGACGATCAACAGCCACACCTGGGCCGTCGCCGGGGTTGCCGCAGCCGTCTTCGTCCTCGCGTTCTTCGGGCTCTCGATGGTGACGATGGAGACCGGCGACGATACGTATCTCGACAAGACCACTCCCAGAGGTGCGCTCCTTGCCCACTACAAGGACACTTACGGTTCCGATGCGATCATGCTCATCTATGAGGCGGACAGCGTCAGGAGTCCCGACGTCCTCAGATATATCGACAACCTCCACGAAGACCTCAGGAACGAACGTTACGTCACCGGGGTCTCCGGGGTCGTCGATCTCCTCAAACAGGCGAACGGCGGCACCCTGCCCTCGTCCACGGCGGAGATAGACGGGATCATCGGACAGGCTCCGCCGGAACTCGTCGAGCGGATGCTGCCCTCGGACCTCATGACCATCGGCGTCATCACCCTTGAGCCGGGCGTCTCCACGGATGCCCAGCAGCAGGTTCTTGAAAACATCGAGTCCGCCATCCGCATATCGGAGCCTCCGCCGGGCCTCGCGGTCACGGTCTCCGGGAACCCGGCGTTCTCGAAGGAGATGGGGGAGGCGATGGGGACCGAGATGGGCGTGCTGATCCTTGCGGCCATGGTGCTCATGGTCCTCGCGGTCTCGCTCCTCTTCTCCCACGTCCGCTACCGCCTTCTCCCCGTCGCGGTCGTGGCCGTCGGGCTGATCATGACCTTCGGGTTCATGGGCCTCTTCGGGATCCCGGTCAGCATGACGGTGATCGGCGCGTTCCCGGTGCTGATCGGGATCGGGATCGACTACGCGATCCAACTTCATTCCCGGTTCGACGAGGAGGTCCGGAACAGTACGATCCCAAAAGCCGTAACGGCCGCCGTCGCCCGGTCCGGCCCCTCGGTCCTCATCGCCATGGCCGCAACGTCGCTTGGGTTCATCGCGATGTTCTTTGCCCCGGTGCCGATGGTGGCCGACTTCGGGATGGTCTGCACCATCGGGGTGGTCTCCTGTTACATCGCGGCGCTCGTCATCGTCCCGGTCTTTGCGGTCATCATGAAATACCGGCCGAAGAGAGAAGCAAGGCCTTCCGACCCTGCCCCGGAGTCCGGGAACTCTCTCCTCGAGCGGTATGACCGTCTCCTCGGCCGGTTGGCCTATACGGTTGCAAAACACCCGTTCCCCGTCATCCTGCTCTTTGCGGTGGTCGCGGCTGGAGGCTTCTACCTCGACCGGAGCGTCCCCATCAGTGCGGACGAGAAGACCTTCGTCCCCGACGATATGCCCGCACTCCAGGATATGGAGAAGATCACCCGGACCATGGGGGCGACGAGCACCATCCCGATCATCGTGACCGGCGAGAACGTCCTCGACCGTGAGACACTTGCGTGGATAGCCCGGTTCGGAGCGTATGAACTGGAACGCAACGACAAGATAATCGGGGTTACGAGCATTGCAACCCTGATTGCAGACAACAACAACGGAGTCCTGCCCGAGACGAGCGGAGAGATCGCCGAGATCCTCGACAGGATTCCGGCGCCGACCAAAAAACGCTACCTCAACGGGAACATGGAAGCGGTGCTTGAGTTCTCCACGATCTCGATGGAGATGGATGTCGCCAAGTCCCTCATCGGGAGGATGCAGAGGGATGCGGTTTGGAACGAGCCTCCGGCCGGCGTGACGGTGAAGGTGACGGGCGGCCTTGAGATGTTCGCCGCCGTCATGGACGACATCAGCGAGTCGAGAACGCTGATGACCGTGCTCGGGTTCACCTTCATCCTCGGATTTCTGCTCCTCGTCTACAGGAAGACCAACGCCGTCTCGCCGGTCATCCCGATCGTCTTCATCGTGGGCTGGAACGGGGCGATCATGTACTTCCTCGGCCTCGACTACACGCCGCTGACCGCCGTCCTCGGGTCGATGACGATCGGGGTGGCCTCGGAGTACACCATCCTGATCATGGAGCGGTGCGAGGAGGAACTTGCCCGGGGCATGGAGTTCCTCGACGCCATCCAGACGGCCGTGCAGAAGATCGGGACCGCGGTGACGGTCTCGGGGCTGACGACGGTCTTCGGGTTCGCGGCGCTCACCCTCTCGACGTTCAACATCACCAGCAACTTCGGGATCGTGACGGTCATATCGGTGGGGTTCTCGCTCGTGGGTGCGATCGTCGTCATGCCGGCGATCCTTGCGCTGATGCACCGCTACACCAAACGTTCCCGAAGCCCGGCCGCAAATCTGACCTGA
- a CDS encoding DUF7490 domain-containing protein, producing MRNGILMLGLIAVLVLASGCMGLVGPNPKVVQDSATMDISLSKGLVYTIDAQIKNDGADGDVTVTAELIDAEKGFVRDKASRKVFIPSGETRKVSFTLDGEVSRDYQYRIEAR from the coding sequence ATGAGAAACGGCATCCTCATGCTGGGCCTGATTGCGGTCCTTGTTCTCGCGTCCGGGTGTATGGGGCTCGTGGGCCCGAACCCCAAGGTGGTGCAGGACTCCGCGACCATGGATATCAGCCTCTCCAAAGGGCTTGTGTATACGATCGACGCACAGATCAAAAACGACGGGGCCGACGGCGACGTCACGGTAACGGCGGAGTTGATCGACGCGGAGAAGGGGTTCGTCCGGGATAAAGCGTCGAGAAAGGTCTTCATCCCGTCGGGAGAGACTCGGAAGGTCAGCTTCACGCTGGACGGGGAAGTGAGCAGGGACTACCAGTACCGCATCGAAGCACGGTAA
- a CDS encoding TrmB family transcriptional regulator, with the protein MTLEIIPRLRALGMNEYEANVYSTLVGLQKATARDIHEVSGVPRGRIYEILNDLARRGFIGVEEGSPTSYYVLDIDQVFDRLRADYIHSLEETREALKSLSIKPRLPPVSFFILRSGWAIENHIASLFRRVKKSMVLLCYSKEFLQKHYGLIKPLERKIDLYVVVRRKEEYAGINLPIYEARGTVIELLDARQGMSEIGPDSVVQDECSILVDGQDFFTIVVAGSERYAVIGSDMPIIGYLQKTVVERLEDV; encoded by the coding sequence ATGACTTTGGAGATTATCCCAAGACTCCGAGCTCTCGGGATGAACGAGTACGAGGCGAACGTCTACTCCACGCTCGTCGGCCTGCAGAAAGCGACCGCACGGGACATTCATGAGGTGAGCGGGGTTCCCCGAGGAAGGATCTACGAGATCTTAAACGACCTTGCCCGGCGGGGGTTCATCGGGGTTGAGGAAGGGTCTCCGACCTCCTACTATGTGCTCGACATCGATCAGGTCTTCGACCGGCTGAGGGCCGACTACATCCACTCCCTTGAGGAGACCCGCGAGGCGCTCAAGAGCCTCTCGATAAAACCCCGTCTCCCACCGGTCTCGTTCTTCATCCTCCGGAGCGGCTGGGCAATCGAGAACCATATCGCCTCGCTCTTCCGGCGGGTGAAGAAGAGCATGGTCCTCCTCTGTTACAGCAAGGAGTTTCTCCAGAAACACTACGGCCTCATCAAGCCGCTCGAGCGGAAGATTGACCTCTATGTGGTCGTGCGGAGAAAAGAGGAGTACGCCGGCATCAATCTCCCGATCTACGAGGCTCGTGGGACTGTGATCGAGCTCCTGGACGCTCGACAGGGGATGAGCGAGATCGGGCCTGACAGCGTAGTCCAGGATGAGTGCTCGATCCTGGTTGACGGCCAGGACTTCTTCACCATCGTGGTCGCGGGATCCGAGCGGTACGCGGTGATCGGCTCCGACATGCCGATCATCGGTTACCTGCAGAAGACGGTCGTCGAGCGGCTCGAAGATGTGTGA
- a CDS encoding 4Fe-4S binding protein: MNNDLKAAVLERCRRMEIPLVGVASTDRWENPPFRPWMPEEFYPQSIFPEARSVIVIGLPVHLPVLETSPSIYYHELYKTVNTLLDQYTYRLASFLNDRGYPSVFVPRDGYGSIEVLLKNPVAFFSHRHAALLAGLGTFGVNNTLITPEYGPRVRFGSVLTAADLPPDPLLAEGLCTRCMRCVKACPVRALDGRDYPEGLTDMAACARNSAALARRHISPCGICIKVCPVGEDRRHYGRDTPAGDEDPRRHRAREHVQKYGGL, translated from the coding sequence ATGAACAACGACCTGAAGGCGGCCGTCCTAGAGCGGTGCCGGAGGATGGAGATCCCGCTTGTGGGGGTCGCAAGCACGGACCGGTGGGAAAACCCGCCGTTCCGGCCATGGATGCCGGAGGAGTTCTACCCGCAGTCGATCTTTCCCGAAGCCCGGTCGGTGATCGTCATCGGCCTCCCGGTCCACCTCCCGGTGCTCGAGACCTCCCCCTCGATCTACTACCACGAGTTGTATAAGACCGTCAACACCCTGCTCGACCAGTACACCTACCGGCTCGCATCGTTCCTCAACGACCGCGGCTACCCTTCGGTCTTCGTACCCCGCGACGGCTACGGGAGCATCGAGGTCCTCCTGAAGAACCCCGTCGCCTTCTTCTCGCACCGGCACGCCGCGCTCCTTGCGGGGCTCGGGACCTTCGGCGTGAACAACACCCTCATCACCCCCGAATACGGCCCCCGGGTCAGGTTCGGCTCGGTCCTCACCGCCGCAGACCTCCCGCCCGACCCTCTGCTCGCGGAGGGCCTCTGCACCCGGTGCATGCGGTGTGTCAAGGCCTGCCCTGTGAGGGCGCTCGACGGGCGGGACTACCCCGAGGGCCTGACCGACATGGCCGCCTGTGCCCGAAACAGCGCTGCCCTCGCCCGGCGCCACATCTCTCCCTGCGGCATCTGCATCAAGGTCTGCCCTGTGGGGGAAGACAGGCGGCACTACGGCCGGGACACCCCTGCCGGCGATGAAGACCCGCGCCGCCACCGGGCCCGGGAACACGTGCAGAAGTACGGCGGGCTGTAA
- a CDS encoding helix-turn-helix domain-containing protein — translation MRKMIVEICPKDLPMMDVPAGAQDLNRAAERFMGRVESVKVLDILKIDFERGEQALVCEITMQEGYTLDDLELLRILGSFEVLRADGRTYTCFLRCVVRDEFLLRKMREFDLDIIWASPMYKSRDLHVYTCIGDAENLSRVLRLMSTYGEVRNVIFEEISFSGHDPLSRLTARQRDLLVAAKRYGYYEYPRRITSRQLAEKLGISKSTAIEHLRRGEARVISALLAGY, via the coding sequence ATGCGCAAGATGATCGTCGAAATCTGCCCGAAAGATCTCCCGATGATGGACGTGCCCGCCGGCGCTCAGGACCTCAACCGGGCGGCGGAGCGATTCATGGGCCGGGTCGAATCCGTAAAAGTCCTCGACATTCTCAAGATAGATTTTGAGCGGGGGGAGCAGGCCTTGGTGTGCGAGATCACGATGCAAGAAGGATATACTCTGGACGATCTCGAATTACTGCGAATCCTAGGGTCTTTTGAGGTACTCAGGGCCGACGGCAGGACCTACACCTGCTTTCTGCGGTGTGTGGTCAGGGACGAATTCCTGCTGCGGAAGATGCGCGAGTTCGACCTGGACATCATATGGGCATCCCCCATGTACAAGTCACGCGACCTGCACGTCTACACCTGCATCGGGGACGCTGAGAACCTCAGCAGGGTCCTCCGTCTCATGTCCACCTACGGAGAGGTCAGGAACGTCATCTTCGAGGAGATCTCGTTCTCCGGACATGATCCGCTCTCGCGCCTCACGGCGAGGCAACGAGACCTCCTGGTCGCGGCGAAGCGGTACGGCTACTACGAGTATCCTCGCAGGATCACCAGTCGGCAACTGGCGGAGAAACTCGGTATCAGCAAATCCACTGCAATCGAGCACCTGCGCAGGGGTGAAGCGCGGGTCATCTCCGCACTCCTCGCCGGCTATTGA
- a CDS encoding mechanosensitive ion channel family protein, producing the protein MAKGDLVAQIFAPFAPLQELTRNIILFLPNIIAAIIILIIGWILGRVLGRVAAEIVDRTGVDDALRRTSAGAYIERSRVSIVHLFELIVRWIIYLLAILAAVSVLQIPSLTTAVGVIVAYIPNIIAFILILVVGVILIDWLMDFLEGMGETQRVQGFGVIALALRAFFYFIVVVLALQQLLLDLSIIYVLVIPLAWGIGLGVGAAIAIIVGFGLRDRAPEIMDRLMGRMKQE; encoded by the coding sequence GTGGCAAAAGGAGACCTCGTAGCGCAGATATTTGCGCCGTTCGCACCTCTCCAAGAATTAACACGCAACATCATTCTGTTTCTGCCAAACATCATCGCAGCAATCATCATTCTTATCATCGGCTGGATTCTGGGACGTGTTCTCGGAAGGGTCGCCGCAGAGATTGTTGACCGAACCGGCGTCGACGACGCCCTCAGGAGGACCTCGGCCGGGGCCTACATCGAACGATCGCGGGTGAGCATCGTCCACCTATTCGAACTCATCGTCCGCTGGATCATCTACCTCCTCGCGATCCTCGCGGCTGTCAGCGTCCTCCAGATCCCGTCCCTGACGACGGCGGTCGGCGTTATCGTAGCCTACATCCCGAACATCATCGCGTTCATCCTGATCTTGGTCGTCGGTGTCATCCTGATCGACTGGCTCATGGACTTCCTCGAGGGCATGGGGGAGACACAGAGGGTCCAGGGCTTCGGAGTGATCGCGCTGGCGCTCCGGGCATTCTTCTACTTCATCGTCGTCGTCCTTGCACTCCAGCAACTCCTGCTCGACCTCTCGATCATCTATGTTTTGGTCATCCCGCTCGCTTGGGGGATCGGGCTCGGCGTCGGCGCGGCAATCGCCATCATCGTCGGTTTCGGTCTCCGGGACCGGGCGCCGGAGATCATGGACCGGTTGATGGGCAGAATGAAACAGGAATAA